The Sulfurimonas sp. HSL-1716 sequence GATGAAGCATATAAATAGTCTGGCAAAAGGCGTCGCACTGGGAAGTGCGGGAATTGTCTTGATGAGCGTTCTGGGAGGCTGTTCTCAAGAACAACAACAGCAAAAAAATAAATTTTTAGTCATCGAACAGCTCACAAACGGTAAATACGTAGTAGTCGAAGAGATACCAACAGATGGTCCCAGCCGTGCCATCATCCGTGAAAAAGATGCAAACGGCAACGTGACCGAGCGTATTATGAGCGAAGCCGAAATGAAAACCCTTGCCCAACAGGAATACGACAAATTTCAACACGGAGGCTCCGAGCTGAACCAAAACAACGGCGGCGAAGGGATGGGACTCGCAGGTACTATTCTCGCAGTCGCCGCAGGAAGTCTGCTGGGAAATATGATCGGTAATGCGCTTTTAAACAACTCGAATTTTCTAAACAAAGCAAACAGCGTAAATCGTTCTGCTTATCACCGTTCAGCAGGAGCATACAGTCCGAACAAAAGCGGTTCTAGCGCAAAAAAAAGCTTTTTTGGATCTAGCAGCAGCGGAAGCTCAAAAAAATATTCCGGCGGATTTTTCGGAGGTTGAAAATGGTAACGCTAAGAGATATAAAACCCCTTGACGACAAATCGCTCGAAGAGATCGGATTTACCTGGCATACAGACAGCGACGGAAGCAAATATATCGCCGACAAACTTGTAGAGATTACGCATGAAGAAGCCGAAGCTTACTATGAAGCGGTCAATGAACTCTACGATATGTACGCAGAAGCTGCCGAGTTTGTCATAGACAATGATCTGTTCTTTGAACTCGGAATCCCGTTTAACTTGATAGAGATGATAAAAAAAAGCTGGGAAAATGATGTTCACTGGCATGTTTATGGGAGATTCGATCTTGCAGGAGGAGTAGGAGGAGATCCGATAAAGCTCATAGAGTTCAACGCGGACACGCCGACATCACTCTTTGAAACCGCCGTACTTCAATGGGCGCTCTTAAAATACAACGATATGAACGAGAATGAGCAGTTCAACAACGTTTACGACGCAGTGCGCGAGAATTTCCGCCGTCTGATAACGCTCTTTGACGATCCAGAGAAGTTTGACGAGCTTTACGACGGATGGAAGATACTTTTCTCATCGGTAGAAGGCAACACCGAAGAGGAGGTCACGACCAGACTTCTTCAGCAGATCGCGACCGACGCGGGATTTGCTACGGCTTTTGAGTTCATCCAAAACGTAAGATTTGGCGATGAGGAGATATGCGACGCCAACGACAATCCTTATGAATACTGGTTTAAACTCTATCCGTTTGAAGATATAGCCCATGATGAGCCGGAGCTTGCCACGATGCTCACAAACATCATGCAAAACCAAAAGGCGATTCTTTTGAATCCGCCTTATACCCTGCTCTTTCAATCAAAAGGGATGATGAAGATACTCTGTGATCTTTTTCCCGATTCACCTTATCTGCTTCGCACCTCTTTTGAACCGCTTGACGTAAAGTGTGTGGAAAAACCTGTGTTCGGACGTGAAGGAGCGAATACGAAGATACTCTCAAAAACCGGCGAAGTGCTAAAAGCCAACGACGGTCCCTACGGCAACTATAAAAAGGTATATCAGGAATACGTCGAGTTTAGCAAAGACGTCCACGGCAACAAATATCAAGCGGGAGTGTTTTTCGCATATGAAGCATGCGGTCTGGGATACAGACGCGGCGGCGATATTTTGGACAATATGAGCAAATTCGTGGGACATGTACTGGTCGGCTGATGAAAAAGCGCAATCTAAACAAGCTTATAAAAGAGGCGGTGATCTTCATCCTTATACTCTTTGTTTTCAGCAATATCGTAAGCTATGTGAGAGCCCCGTCATTTGAGAACAAGAAACTGCCCTCCTTTAGTGCAGTGACTATCGAAGGCAAAAAGTTCGATTCGACGGACACAAAAAATGCGAAACCGATTATGATCCATTTTTGGGCGACATGGTGTCCCACCTGCAAGATGGAAAACTCCACGATAGCTTCGCTCTCCAAGAAGTTCAACGTCATCACAGTAGTGGAAAACTCGGGCGATGATGAAAAGATAAAAGAGTTTTTAAAAGAGAAAAATCTGAAGCTTAACGTCATAAACGACAAGGATTCACATCTGGCTTCACTCTTTAAGATCAGCGGATATCCTACTACCTTCATCTATGACAAAGAGGGAGTGTTAAAATTCAGCGAGGTCGGTTACAGCTCCTATCTGACTCTGTACCTGAAACTTTTATACGCACATAGGTAAAAGACTTTGAGCCATTTTGAGTTTGAGTATCCATACATATTTTTACTGCTCTTACTCATCGTCTGCATCTACAGATGTCCGGCGGCTTTAAAAAAAATCATCTTCCCGCACATATCTCTCTTCTCTCTTAAAACGGGCTGGTTCAACAGAGACAGGCTTCTTTA is a genomic window containing:
- a CDS encoding TlpA disulfide reductase family protein, with translation MKKRNLNKLIKEAVIFILILFVFSNIVSYVRAPSFENKKLPSFSAVTIEGKKFDSTDTKNAKPIMIHFWATWCPTCKMENSTIASLSKKFNVITVVENSGDDEKIKEFLKEKNLKLNVINDKDSHLASLFKISGYPTTFIYDKEGVLKFSEVGYSSYLTLYLKLLYAHR
- a CDS encoding glutathionylspermidine synthase family protein, which produces MVTLRDIKPLDDKSLEEIGFTWHTDSDGSKYIADKLVEITHEEAEAYYEAVNELYDMYAEAAEFVIDNDLFFELGIPFNLIEMIKKSWENDVHWHVYGRFDLAGGVGGDPIKLIEFNADTPTSLFETAVLQWALLKYNDMNENEQFNNVYDAVRENFRRLITLFDDPEKFDELYDGWKILFSSVEGNTEEEVTTRLLQQIATDAGFATAFEFIQNVRFGDEEICDANDNPYEYWFKLYPFEDIAHDEPELATMLTNIMQNQKAILLNPPYTLLFQSKGMMKILCDLFPDSPYLLRTSFEPLDVKCVEKPVFGREGANTKILSKTGEVLKANDGPYGNYKKVYQEYVEFSKDVHGNKYQAGVFFAYEACGLGYRRGGDILDNMSKFVGHVLVG